The stretch of DNA AAGAACCTGTGGTCCGCGAAGGTCTCAGAGTTCTCTCTGTTCAGAGTTCCAGCGGTGGCGAACATGATGGTGGTGTCGAGGTCGGCGATGATTCCGGACACGGCGCTGGCTGCTGTGATGCAGGCCTGCGTGCCGCGGTTTCCCGCCTGCAGCGACGCCAGCACATGGGACACCTGCGAgaagacagaggggaaaagaaatgaagattTAGAACTCACTGAAAAAACTATCCAGGTCCAAACAGTGGAAGAGAGGCAGTTGGTTGGGGTCTGACCTTCTCGGAGACTTTGCGGGCGCCTTCTATCAGCTCCTTCTTGGTGAACGTGTCGTTGGGGCTGCACTGCAGAGCTCCGGCTTTGGTCACCAGACCTGTGCAGCTGAAACCCAACTCGCCCACCTGCTTCTTGATGTGAGAACCGATCTGGGAACAGAAGAAGTGACCAACGTGACCAAACGGTCTCCTAAAGGAAAAGACGACGCGCTCGCTTGAGGTgcgtttgttttttatttacttcatcGTTCTCCGCGGTCACGGCTGCATATTTGGCCTCGTTTGCCAGATTTCCAAACTCGTTGGTCAGCTGGTTGGCCAGTCCCCCGAGGTCGTCCGGGTTCGTGTTAGACTTGGTCACCTGAGGAGACATGAGAAGATCTAAATTAGGGAACTTCctctgttaaatctaaattaaGAAACAAACACCTGACGACCGTAGAGGTCATAAGATCTATGAGAACGATTGTCCGAACTTCTCACCATCTCCTGTACGGTGACAGCGATGGCCTTGGCCGTCCTGACCATGGTCGTCTGGTAGTCCACGAAGGTGCCTTCAGGGTCCAGAGCGGGCGAGTCCTCCATTTTATTGATGGAGTCGTTGATGGAGTCCACCATGCCGCCCACTGCACCCGCTGCGCTGGCAGCCTCAGCCAGGGTGGTGCCCAGGTCGTCCACGGCTTCTTTCATCATCTGCACCGACTCCTCCAGCGCCTCCTGCATGTGCGCTGCCtggaaacaaatcaaataacaaacacacatttatatcaCCGGACTACTACGACATCTGACCACAACACAAACGCAGGGGCCTCAGTGTGACCGCAGGTGTCAGACTCAGTACCTTGGGGTTTCCTCCCGCCTCCTTGGCGGTGTAGAGCATCTGCAGGGCCGACTCGGTCAGCGTCTTGGTCTGGTCCAACACGGCCAtctgctgctggctgctcaCGATCTTGGACGCGGTGCCGATGGCCGCCATGATCAGAGGCTCGAAGTAGCTCGCCATCTGAGAAACCTGTTCACGTGTACGAGGAAGACATCACATGTAAAGACAAGAGACTCTGAGACGAGCGAGTGTGTCTGAGTGTAGACGGCCGTCAGGTGTTTTACCTTGTGTCCCAGCTGAGAGGCCTCCGAGCGAGCAGCCACCGCCACGGGATCAATCAGGTTACTGATCTCATGGACCGAGGCCGCCATCTGCCCGTGGAgattctgcaacacacacacacacacgcacgcacacacgcacacacacacacacacacacacacacacacacacacacacacacacacacacacacacacacacacacacacacacacacacacacacacacacacacacacacacacacacacacacacacacacacacacacacacacacacacattgctgcatttaaaaaacaatagcCTCCATATTAAGCATGTCCTGAAAAGATCATGATCATTTTAACGTCTGCCAAGGAGGCCATGCTCTTATCTGTGTACTCAAAAAACGACAGCACCGGTTTTAGTGTCGTGGTGGGATCTGACCCGATGAACAACGTATTACATTTTGGAGTGGATCCAAGGAAAATGGAAAGATCCAGGAACTTTTTTCTCACCTTTCAAGTGGCGAGATACAACGTTAGCTTTGTCAGAAGAATGCTTCTAGTTTAAGTTTAAATTCAAGGCAAttttaaggtgtgtgtgtgtgtgtgtgtgtgtgcgtgtgtacgtgtgtgtgcgtgtgtgtttgtgtgtgtgtgtgcgtacgtgcgtgtgtacgtgtgtgtgtgtgtgtgtgtgtgatagtgtgtgtgtgtgtgtacctccaTGGAGATGTCCTCTCGGGGTGTTAGCTGCTGGCTGATGGCAGCCAGAGAGGCCTGGTCGACCTCACGGATGCAGCCGTTCAGCACCTCGATCGCATCGTCGCACTCTCTCTGACCAGGAGCCTTTTCTCTGCACACGAACAGCAAATAAGACGCAGTTgagtttgttttctgctttttcttttacttcatgGTCTAGATTTAGACCAAACTGTCTTTTTTGCTTTACATATAAACAGATTTATGCAGAGTTTCTCATCATGTAAAACATGTAAACCTAAAGCGACAGCAGTAGAGTTTACCTCATGTTGGTGATGAGTTTCTTGATGGAGTCCGACACGGTCCTGGAGTGTCCGGCCAGCACCGACCACTTCGGGGGGTCTTTGGGGTTGACGGCCAGAGAGCGGGCCGTCTGGATCAGGCCGGTCGAGCTCATCAGCATCGTCCTGGCCGCAGCCACGATGGGCTCCATGGCTGCGTGACcctgaggaggatgagagggaggacaggTCAGTTTGGAGAATGGTTAAGGGTCATGTAGGAATGTTCTGAGAGCGAAGCTGGGGACAAACCTCGGGGCTGATCTGAGCAGGGATGCTAGCGAACTCCGGGTTGGAGGCGAAGGCGGTCAGGTTGTCCACGGCTTCTATCAGAGGACCGGTGGCCAACTTACACTTCTCTCTGTTGTCGTGGTTAAAGGCTCCGTCCAAAGCCTGCACAGGAACACGTGGTTAGTTTTAGATTCACCCAATGATTGTTCTCGATTCAAGAACATTAGTTTTCTATTAAACCTCCCCGTGTCCTCGTCTCGTCGTGCCTTTAGACACGGTCCAATGTCAAGAGGACGACAAACCTTGATGGACTTGACCAGGTTGGCGGTGGTGTTGGCCACTTCCTTGGCCGACTGGACGAACTGCCTCTTGGCGACGGGGTTGGGCGTCTTGGAGGAGGCCAGGCGACAGGCGTTACACAGCGCCGAGGTGTGTTTGGCCACGATGGTGGCGGCCGAGAGAACCTGAAACAAGAGCAATCGGCTCGGATCAACCAAGAGACCggatgaagaagaagacctggtggtgatgatgatgctgcggAGACGTTGGCCCGTACCTGGGACTGCGTGCAGGCCGGGTCCACCAGGTTCTGACACGCCATCTGAATGGACTGATTGGCCCGAGCGAACTGAGCGGGATCCACCAGACCCTTCTGACCCGCGGAGCTGTTGGGGTCCGACACTCCCACCAGGTAGGCCGCCTGGAACACAAGCAGGTCCAGAGTCAGTTTACAGAACACACAGACTCTACAGGTGTCGAGTAGAACTTCAGTCAGGACGTTACCTGAGCCGCGGCTTCAGTCAGACCACACAAGGCCTTGGAGCCAGAACTGACGGAATCACCGAACTCAGGCAAATTGGAATTCTTGGCATTGTGGGAAATTCCAGCCATGGACTCGCCGAGGACCTGACGGAGGGAAGTCACAGAACACGGTGCGGTTtggaaaaatgtctttctacGCAAATGTTCAGACAGCATTAAAAAGTTctaaaatataataaagtgTGTGGGACATGTTGCTTTGTTGCCAAATGTTGGCTCGTATtgtgtaatgtaaaataattttatttatatttaattgttatttgAAAGGCTCAACTTCCTCTTCTCCTATTTTCTTTCCATGTTACAATGTTATTTCAACAGCATCTACATTGCCGTCTCGTCCTGTGAGCAACTGATCTAATGGCGCCtgttgaaaacatattttctcatgaGATGTGATCAGACTTTGACACTGTATTTATCTTCtcttataaataaagttgttttcttATAGGCCCAAGTTTACTTTTTTGAACTCTTCACTGATTCATGTTTCTTGACCTcgaaaaaacaacctacaaaaaaatatttaaattaaaaattaaaaaactgtaaGATGAGAAGTAAACGTTTGAGAAAGAGTAcagaagtgagaggagagatgtgatgatgatgatgatgatgacgtgtGTTCTACCTTGGAGTTCTCCATGACGCTGTCGACACAATCAAAGTACGACAGATCGCTGACGGCTTCCGTCGGGTTCTCCAGCATCCCGATCACCGACtgcacggaaacacacacacacacacacacacacacacacacgtgacacacacgtgacacacacacacacacacacacacgtgacacacacgtgacacacacacacacacacacacacacacacacacacgtgacacacacacgtgacacacacacacacacatacacacacacacacacacacacacacgcacacacacacacacacacacacacacacacacacacacacacacacacacacatgaaacacatgacCTTTCAGAGAGAGTGTCACCAGAGTGAAGAGAAGATGAGGTCGTTACCTCGAGCTCTCTCAGAGCGTTGTCACACTCCTTCTGACCCGGGGCCTGCTGAGTGCACATGGTGATGAGCTGGTTGATGCTGTCCGTCACCGCcctgcggacacacacacacacacacacacacactcggacacgTCACACGCTGATcgacagtgaaataaatgaagagacggagagagagaggagcggcGTTGGATaccgagcggcggcggcgagctgGTTCTTCAGGTTCGGGGAACTCGGGTCGGTGGACAGAGCTTTGGCCGACAGCAGCAGTTTGCTGGACGACATGGAGATCGTCTTCAGGTTGGACACCACCTGCGTCTGGTCGTCTTTAGACTGGAGGAGGGGCAACGTCATTGTTTATCATCCTCGTGATTTAAACTGTCCAGGAACAAAACTGACAAAACCCTAAGGTAACTCCATCTAAAGCCTGATTGGTAACAGCTGTGAACCAGAGAGCTGTCACTCAAAGTGTGTGTCGACGACACTCGTCTCTGACCTGCGACGTTCCCGCCATGTCGACGCCGGCCTCCAGGAAGTTGCTGAAGTTCTGTCCGAACTTGCTGGTGGCCCGGGACAGGTCCTGCGTGGTCCCCCTGGACGCCTGCACCACCTCGTTGGCTGACTGGTTGAGACCGGCCGCCACCTCGTTGAGCTGCGCCTGCACCTCCTGGAAGCTCCGCCCACTGGACGGGAACTAGAGCGAGGAAGATTGTTTTAAAAGACTTTGTGGCAgttataaaaacacagacaggacgTTTTGTACTGTACTCACAGAGTCCGACAGCAGCGTCTTGCTGGCTTCGCCCACGCTGCGGATGGCGTTGTCCACGTCGCGCTGCCCAGGGAGGCAGTTCACACATCTGTTCAGCGCCTGAGACACCGCCTTcgccacctacacacacacacacacacacacacatgcatgcacggaGGTCACATGTCTCTGCAGGACTGGGTGGTCGTGTTGAACATCCGCACCCCCGTCCCTCGGCAAGCGTCCGACCTGCGCCAGCCTCTGTTGACTCTCCGCGTCTCCCGGCTTGGCGATGGCTCTCTTGGTCTCCTCGATCAGGTTGGCCGACTTGTCCATGACGTCGCCGGCGCAGTCCAGCATAGCGTTACGGGCCAGCGCGTCATCGGTGGTGGAGGCGACTCCTCTGGCGGCCGAGGCCAAGGACTTCAGAGCCTGGGCCACGTCTCTGGCCGCCATGCCTGGATCGGGAGGAGACGGAGTTCAGTACGAGAAGGAtcatgatgatgttgttgttgtgtgtgtgtgtgtgtgtgtgtgtgtgtgtgtgtgtgtgtatgtgtgtgtgtgtgtgtgtgttcacacctgtGTAGTTCTCGTTGCCCTGCGTGGCCTCACTCAGCAGCTGGGCGATGGCCGAGCTCACGGCCTTGGTGCTGGTGCCCAGATCCTGGGAGCTTTTCTCCAGCTgatggatgaaaacaaacattgttcACACAGTTTCTTTATTCTGCTGCCGACGcccagttcagtgtgtgtgtgtgtgtgtgtgtctcaccgtGTCTCCCGGCAGCGGTTGGAGTTTCCCATGCTCCGCTGACGCCTTGGCGTCCTTGAGGTCCTTCTCCAGATCCCTCACCATCGACAGAGCGTTTTCGATCTCCAGCGGACCGCACGCCTCCTGAGCCTGCACACGCACCATCAAATGTTTAACGTCATTTTCTTACTCACAACCTTTATCTAAACAAATCGGAACCTTCGTACCTTCTGCGAGGCGGTGCGGAGCTCGGCCAGGGCGCTGGCCAGGTTCTTGGCACACTGTCCGAGCTGCATGGCTGACGCCTGGTCACCGATGGTGGGAACTGTGGCCTTGGAGGCCGTGACCATCTTCGCCCCCggctggaagaagaagaagagacaaactGTTAGAGCTGGATTTTACCAACATAAACAGTGGAACTGAAGACGCGTTGCCTCTGTTAGCTGAGCGAAATTTACCTGCAGGAAGTTCTGGCTGGCGCTGATGAGGGCGAGCTGAGCGCTCGGGCTGTCGGGCTGCGACTGGCTGCCTCGGACTCCCTGCACCAGCTGAGGGATCTGCTCCGCCACCACCTGACGTCACATGGATCAGATTGTTTTAATGTCAGActgagagaagagcagagatgAAGACGTCGGTGTGTCACGTGTCCTCGTTCGTATACCTTGCAGCTCTggacgagctgctgctgagcagcCTGGTTCCTGTTGGACGAGGCGGCGTGCTGAGCGGCAGCGATGGTCTGAGtggctgccgccgccgcctgcttGGCCGCGTTCTGACGGGAGAAATAGGAAATAGACGAGTTTCAGCTTTGtgagaacaaaataataaactcaAGGACGGATTTTCTCTGCCCTCTGCCGCTCTTCCTCGTTACCTCAAGCTTGTTGACCAGTCGTTTCTTGATGGCGTTCTGCGCGGCGGCGTTGGTCGCCATGCGCAGACCTTCCGCCGCCTCTCgcagcttctgctgctgctcctcgctGTCGGGGTTCGCCGCCGCGCCCTGAGGTGAAAGGGTCATGACACGTCAGGTCAAACTCGACTTATCGGGAGTAAAAGTTGTCATGTTCAGAGGTTATAGGTTAAAGACCTTAGCCGCCTCCACCATCTTGGCGGTGGCGTCCGCCAGCAGCTTGGCGGCCGACAGCAGCTTGCGTGAGTTCTCCAGGTCGGACTCTCCCTCTGCGTCCATCTTGATGGCGTTGACCAGGTCTGACGTGGCCTGGGCGAGGATCCGCGCCTGACGCACCATCTCGCCTGTTacacgagaggaagaggaggagttaaAAGACACTTCCATAATTGGGAAAATGATCAAAGTTAAGCTCCACCCACCAGCGTCTCCCATGGAGCTGAAGATGTTCTCTGTGACGTCCAGGATGCGGTCGGTGGCTTCTCCGTGGCGTCCGATGGGATGGCCTCCGCTGGCGTACTGCttgatgtgctgcagcagctcgtTCAGGGCGTGCGTGACGCCGGTGGCGGCCACGCCCACCTGCTTCAGGAGGCCCTCGTCGTTGGTGGCGCCCTGCGACGCATCCACGCAGCCCTCCACCGACTTGGCCACCAGCTTGCCCGCCTCGATCAGCTGCTCCTGGCACACGGGCGAGCTGATGGTCGGCGCCACAACCTGGACGACGACGGGGACGAGATGGAGATGTTACGCAAGGAATATGGGAGCTGCGGTGAACGGACCGTCACGGCGTGCAGCTCTGTGGACGACTCACCCGGGTGCAGGCCACCAGCTGCGACGTGGACAGGGCGCACTGGGTGGCGGCGGCGATCACGCGGTTCTGCTGCACTGAATCCTCCGTCTTCTGGGCCACGTTCTTCGCCTTAAGCACCAGAGCAGCAGCGGCGTTCGCCACGGCTTTAGCCAGCTGCATCAGCATGTcctgcaacaacacacacgACAATCAACATTGATCAGCTATCAATAACTGCTCCTGGGACGAAGAGGGAGAGTTATTAATAAATGTGTTATGACCACAGAatgtacataaagatggacgacacgtctccacttgctaacatggagggggcggggcttatggcctAAAccacagtcagccaccagggggcgatgagGAGGATTAGGTTTCACTTTTCGGGAgccgtcacgtcgtccatctttatttacagacGTTGGTTGAAAGAAATTTGAACAATTGGAATTTTATAGATTATAAAGTTATTAGGAATAATAATTCAGATCTTATTCAAATCTgaaaggaggaagtgaaacacCTGACAGACAGTTGAGCGGCTCTGCCTCCATATTGCTGttttatagtattttttatattattgtcCATAAGGAGagttttaatgtctttgttgtttctgtcagaTTATGTTATGTTACACAGACGACACCCGAATATCTTTAAACGTTATTCCAGCTAAAGCAGGAGCGAGGAAAACTTTATGGAATTTGCCAAAGTTACTATCAAAAATTTgtaagatgttttcagacattatcTACGGAAAATGTCTCGGAAAATCTCCAGCTGcattcttcacatgtgaacggcaaactcagGACAATTTtccgttcacatatgaaaaaaaaaaggcaacaaggTTTTCCGAGTCGGGTTCACGAGCcggaacatttctggaacttTCAGACGAGTggtgaatcttccggagattttcctgctgattCGCTGACATTTATTATCCTCCACCAAGAAAATCATACATTTGAGTTTTTCCATGTATATTTGAATAAAACCTGTGTGATTGATTTTTGATATGATTCATAATGTGTGTGACCACGTTCCGTCAGATTAAAGGAGAATTAAACAGAATGTATAATCCCTCTCTGGAGACGTCAGGTGGCCTCTTGGAGTAGAACTGAATTATTGACAgattgaattataatttttacaCAGAAGATTGATTTGATTGGCTCTTCAGATCAGATGGGAGCGTTTTGCCCTCGGGACACGTTCTGTTACCAGGGTCTGACAATAAGAGGAGACTCTCCGTCCGGTCGCCCTGAACGATCCTGAACCTGGAAACTGTCAGAGACGGACGTCAAATACAGGAagtgacaggaaacagattcatcacacaacaacagagacacgACGTCCTCACGCGTCTCGTGATTGACCTTGTAGATGACCTCGTTCGGGAGTCGAGGTATCAGgggcaaacaggaagtggtttcattttcacatagttatggacaatatattcatgttcttctgaatattacacactgcagtttTAAAGACAGACGAACCTGGAACTGTGGGTCCGTGTCCGTCTCTCCGATGTGGGACAGCAGCTCTCCGCTGGCCTGGCCCACGTTCCCCGCGGCCTGAAGCAGGTTCTGACGAGGCTGCGAGACAAAACAGAACCACGGACACAAAACTCAAACTACGCTGAGAACAAACTTAATTTGAGAATGAATCAACGAGTCCGGCGGTGCACCGACCTCCGTGTTTGCTGGCTGAGCCGTCTGCAGCATGTCGGACACGGCGCAGGCCAGGTTCTTGGCGGCGCCGAGCAGCTGCTGCCCGTTCGCCCCCTCGTCCTCCATCAGTGCCGCCAGGAGTTTGACCCCCTTCGACATCTCCGTCAGGttggaggagatggtggtgaCGGCGCAGCCCACGGCCGTGTAGTCCGTCTCTGCCGGGTCACCTGGGGACGGGAGGGCAAGGTTCACGTGAACATGACCTCTCAGACGGTTATAATACGGGGAGTTGTGTTTCTGACTCTTTAAATGTAATCAGGTGTGTTATTGTTGCGTGACCTGCAGTCAGGTTGACCATGGAGGCGGTGCCGGCCGTGATGGCGTCCACCTGCGAGTGGATCTCGTGTTTGGACTCGTCCATCTTGTTTTTGCGCCAGGCTTGTGACGCCTGAAACGACGAGAAAGAAAATGGGTCAGAGAGACGGAACCAACCAGAGACGAGTCCACTTCAGATTCAAAGGGAAGGAGTTAAATCTCACAGCGTCGGTTCCCAGCGGAGGCAGAGTGTCGAAGTCGTCCAGCGTCGCCTGCGCAGCCTGAACCGCCTGCATGCTGGAGTTGATGGTTCCGGTCAGAGCTTGTTGCGCCGACGTCTGCGgacacaaacatttataaattcaatatcGATATTAGAGCCGGAGCAAGACGGATTATTGGAGACCGGTGTGAGCGCCTCTCTCGTGTTGTACCAGCGGAGGCATGTGGCCGCGGTGCATCTGCCCGCTGGTGATGTGCTGCTTGGGCTGCGGCATGGAGCCCATCTGGAAGCTCTCTGGTCCCCCGGCCCCCGAGCGCATGATGGCCGGCAGGGCCACCGAGCCCGTCTCCACCCGGCCCACCTTGttgaactgctgctgcagcacggTGGAcctggagggaagaggggaaggaaatACGGAGGGTTTCCCCCAGACGGAGGTCGTCAGCGTCACTCTGAGATATCTCGGACATTTTACTGGTTCGGAAACTGTCCAGACCTCAGTTCCTGGTCTCAAACagtctctcctcacacacacgcttactTTTTGGGAGACACAGAATCTTCCAACATGGTCGACTCTTCGTCTCCTTCCAGACCGAAGTgatctttgctctttttctgtgaaaaggcagaaaacacacaaacacaaaccatcaTCGTGGTTCTAAGGAAAGTGGAAGTCAAACAAACGAGGagtaaaatgagaaaacaaataaagctcTGGTGGCGTCTTTATTCACGACGACGTTCCTAAGAGTTTCTCCCCCGACCGTTGAGCCTCGGGACTCAGAGTTCTGTCGCTCCGTTACCTTCTTGAGGATGATGTCGATGTAGCCGGCGATGAGCTGAGCGATCTGCTCGCCCTCAGTCGTCTGCACCGAGTAATACCCGTCCTGGTAATCTCCGAAGTCCTGGAGACAGAAGAAGGAACAAGCTCAGACGCGAGAcgtgacgctgctgctgcagtttgtgttcCGTCTCCGTCCACCAGCAGGCTCCTGATCCCGGTTCTGATCCACGTCGACGAACTCACCAGCGTGAAGCTCTTGGGCGACGCGGCCCAGCGCTTGATGTTGGTGAGGCTCCACTCCTGGATCACCTCCTTGGTCTTCTCGTCCACGCGCATCGTGCACTCCTTGGTGATGCCGAGCAGACGCGGCACCAGCTTGTTCTtccccttcatcttctcctgcGGGACGTTCGGAGGAAAACGCTTTAGGAAGCGGCAGCACAAGTCCACATGACATGACGGTCCACTTCCTCGTTACATCTTTATTCTCattaaaatgtcttctgtgtgtaagaatatattttttcttggaAACTTATGCATTAATATATGTTGGTAAATTAAAATAGGAAACATgaatgtggaggaggtggagctgagGGGCTGCAGCTCCCCCTACTGGGCTGTAACTGtaagaccaaaacaaaaaactaaaacgatttttttttcctttaaatttcaTCTCATAATTTTTTCAATAATATTTGATTAGATTTCAGAACATCAGTCTATTTTCTGTCGCCTCTGACGCACACGTGTAGAACATGACGTGTAGACGTTGATACAAACTGTTCAATTGTCATGTTGTGTCAAATGTTGCCAATTGCCATGAATGTTGTGCCAGATTTCATATGACGTCATCATCTAAACTTTCTCTCAGCGACTCCAGGTCTGACCGACGTCCAGCGTCTCTGAGGAAAAGCCGCTAATCAtaaaggtcggtggttcgatccccggctcctctgGTCGGCGTGTCAGAGTCAAAATAAAGTttggtgtttgttgttgtttgtgtcccAACTAAC from Scophthalmus maximus strain ysfricsl-2021 chromosome 20, ASM2237912v1, whole genome shotgun sequence encodes:
- the tln1 gene encoding talin-1 isoform X2, which produces MVALSLKIGVGNVVKTMQFEPSTMVYDACRIIRERVPEAQLGQPNDYGLFLSDEDPKKGIWLEAGKALDYYMLRNGDTLEYKKKQRPLKIRMLDGTVKTVMVDDSKIVSDMLMTICARIGITNYDEYSLVRDIGEEKKEETMGTLKRDKTLLRDDKKMEKLKQKLHTDDELNWLDHGRTLREQGVEETEMLLLRRKFFYSDQNVDSRDPVQLNLLYVQARDDILNGSHPVSFDKACEFAGYQCQIQFGDHNESKHKPGFLDLKEFLPKEYIKNKGEKKIFQAHKNCQNMTEIEAKVSYVKLARSLKTYGVSFFLVKEKMKGKNKLVPRLLGITKECTMRVDEKTKEVIQEWSLTNIKRWAASPKSFTLDFGDYQDGYYSVQTTEGEQIAQLIAGYIDIILKKKKSKDHFGLEGDEESTMLEDSVSPKKSTVLQQQFNKVGRVETGSVALPAIMRSGAGGPESFQMGSMPQPKQHITSGQMHRGHMPPLTSAQQALTGTINSSMQAVQAAQATLDDFDTLPPLGTDAASQAWRKNKMDESKHEIHSQVDAITAGTASMVNLTAGDPAETDYTAVGCAVTTISSNLTEMSKGVKLLAALMEDEGANGQQLLGAAKNLACAVSDMLQTAQPANTEPRQNLLQAAGNVGQASGELLSHIGETDTDPQFQDMLMQLAKAVANAAAALVLKAKNVAQKTEDSVQQNRVIAAATQCALSTSQLVACTRVVAPTISSPVCQEQLIEAGKLVAKSVEGCVDASQGATNDEGLLKQVGVAATGVTHALNELLQHIKQYASGGHPIGRHGEATDRILDVTENIFSSMGDAGEMVRQARILAQATSDLVNAIKMDAEGESDLENSRKLLSAAKLLADATAKMVEAAKGAAANPDSEEQQQKLREAAEGLRMATNAAAQNAIKKRLVNKLENAAKQAAAAATQTIAAAQHAASSNRNQAAQQQLVQSCKVVAEQIPQLVQGVRGSQSQPDSPSAQLALISASQNFLQPGAKMVTASKATVPTIGDQASAMQLGQCAKNLASALAELRTASQKAQEACGPLEIENALSMVRDLEKDLKDAKASAEHGKLQPLPGDTLEKSSQDLGTSTKAVSSAIAQLLSEATQGNENYTGMAARDVAQALKSLASAARGVASTTDDALARNAMLDCAGDVMDKSANLIEETKRAIAKPGDAESQQRLAQVAKAVSQALNRCVNCLPGQRDVDNAIRSVGEASKTLLSDSFPSSGRSFQEVQAQLNEVAAGLNQSANEVVQASRGTTQDLSRATSKFGQNFSNFLEAGVDMAGTSQSKDDQTQVVSNLKTISMSSSKLLLSAKALSTDPSSPNLKNQLAAAARAVTDSINQLITMCTQQAPGQKECDNALRELESVIGMLENPTEAVSDLSYFDCVDSVMENSKVLGESMAGISHNAKNSNLPEFGDSVSSGSKALCGLTEAAAQAAYLVGVSDPNSSAGQKGLVDPAQFARANQSIQMACQNLVDPACTQSQVLSAATIVAKHTSALCNACRLASSKTPNPVAKRQFVQSAKEVANTTANLVKSIKALDGAFNHDNREKCKLATGPLIEAVDNLTAFASNPEFASIPAQISPEGHAAMEPIVAAARTMLMSSTGLIQTARSLAVNPKDPPKWSVLAGHSRTVSDSIKKLITNMREKAPGQRECDDAIEVLNGCIREVDQASLAAISQQLTPREDISMENLHGQMAASVHEISNLIDPVAVAARSEASQLGHKVSQMASYFEPLIMAAIGTASKIVSSQQQMAVLDQTKTLTESALQMLYTAKEAGGNPKAAHMQEALEESVQMMKEAVDDLGTTLAEAASAAGAVGGMVDSINDSINKMEDSPALDPEGTFVDYQTTMVRTAKAIAVTVQEMVTKSNTNPDDLGGLANQLTNEFGNLANEAKYAAVTAENDEIGSHIKKQVGELGFSCTGLVTKAGALQCSPNDTFTKKELIEGARKVSEKVSHVLASLQAGNRGTQACITAASAVSGIIADLDTTIMFATAGTLNRENSETFADHREYILKTAKALVEDTKLLVSGAGASQEKLAQAAQSSVITITKLADVVKLGAASLGSEDPETQVVLINAVKDVAKALGNLISSTKAAAGKPHDDPSMLQLKNSAKVMVTNVTSLLKTVKAVEDEATKGTRALEATIEHIKQELTVFSSSEPPPKTTTPEEFIRMTKGITMATAKAVAAGNSCRQEDIIATANLSRRAIADMLHSCKEAAYHPEVGKDVQMRALRYGNECAAGYLGLLEHVLVIIQKPTHDLKQQLSSYSKRVAGSVTELIQAAEAMKGTEWVDPEDPTVIAENELLGAAAAIEAAAKKLEQLRPRTKPKEADESLNFEEQILEAAKSIAAATSALVKAASAAQRELVAQGKVGAIPANAVDDGQWSQGLISAARMVAAATNNLCEAANSAVQGHASEEKLISSAKQVAASTAQLLVACKVKADQDSQTMKRLQAAGNAVKRASDNLVKAAQKAAFDAQDDQAVVVKNKMVGGIAQIIAAQEEMLRKERELDEARKKLATIRQQQYKFLPSELREDGQDQ